The segment GATGGGTTTGCTGTAAAGGAGAGAGCGGGAGCAATGAGAAACGAATTTATCCTGGCGGTGAATCAGGTGTGCGCCGAGCGCCAGTTGTCGAAAGAGGTGGTGCTGGAAGCGGTGGAAGCCGCTCTGGTGACCGCCTATAAGCGCAACTTTGGCGCGGCCGGCAATGTTTCCGCCAAAATCGATCCAGAGACCGGCGAGGTGAAGGTCTACGCCCATAAGACCGTGGTGGAGGAGGTCAAAGACCCACGGGTGCAGATCTCCCTGGCCGAAGCGCGCCAGATCAAGCCGGATGCCGAGCTGGGGGATGTGGTCCTGATCGAGACGACCCCCAAGGACTTCGGCCGCATCGCCGCGCAGACGGCCAAACAGGTCATCCTCCAGCGCATTCGCGAGGCAGAGCGCGACGCGCTCTATCAGGCCTTTGCCGAGCAAGAGGGAGAGATCATCAACGGGGTCATCCAGAGCATAGATGCCCACGCCATCGTGGTGAACCTGGGCAAGGCGGAGGCGATGCTTCCGAAAGCGGAGCAGATCCCCGGCGAGCGCTACCGTCTGAATCAGCGCATCCGGGCCTATGTGCTGGAGGTCGAGAAGACCTCGCGCGGGCCGCGCATTGTGCTGTCGCGCGCGCACCGCAACATGCTGCGCCGGCTGTTGGAGCTGGAAGTGCCGGAGATCGCCAACGGCGCGGTCGAGATTAAGGCCATCGCCCGCGAGGCCGGCAGTCGCTCCAAAGTGGCTGTGGCGGCGCTCCGCCCGGGCGTGGACCCCGTCGGCTCCTGCGTCGGCATGCGGGGCACCCGCATCCAGGGCATCGTCAACGAGCTGAACGGTGAGAAGATCGATGTGGTCGAGTGGAGCCCGGATCCCGCCGTCTTCATCGCCAACGCGCTCAGCCCCGCCCAGGTGGCGAAGGTACATCTCTACGAGGACGCGGAGGGCGGCAAGACCGCACTGGTCATCGTGCCGGACAAACAGCTCTCGCTGGCCATCGGCAAAGAGGGACAGAACGCCCGTCTGGCGGCCAAACTGACCGGCTGGCGGATTGATATCAAGAGCACGTCCGAGGCGGCCGCCGAGATGTTCGCGCCGGCCCAGCCCAAGCCAGAACCCAAGCCGGTGAGCGCTGAAGAACTGCTGGCGCGCGCCGAGCAGATCCTGGCCTCGCGCCCGCCGGCCGAGGAACCCGAGCCGGTGGAAGAGACGGTGAAGCTCTGGCTGGATGACGAGGAACTGCCGGCTGTCGGCGAGAAGCCGGCAGTGGCAGAAGCCCCAGCGGCAGAACCCGAAGCGGCGGTCGAGAGCGCGGCCATGACGGCGGAAGAGGTGGAAGAAGAGGAAGAGCCGGCCACTCTTGACTCGCTGCGCTGGGACCCGCAGGCCGATGACGATGAGTTTGAACCGCGCAGCAAACCCAAGGACAAGGAAAAGCGCGCCTTGTTGGAATTCGACGAGGCGAGCGGCAAGCTGGTGGTGAAGCGCCAGCGCAAGCCGGGCCGTCAGCGCACGGAATGGGAGTATTGAGGTCGAGGCCGGCGGGATCAAGGAGCGGAAAGATGGCGCCCAAGCATATTCCCATGCGCACATGCGTGGCCTGCCGCCAAACACAGCCCAAGCGCACGCTGGTGCGGGTGGTGCGCACACCAGAGGGCCAAATTGTGGTGGACCCGACGGGCAAGCGCGCCGGCCGCGGCGCTTATCTCTGCCGCCGGCGCTCCTGCTGGGAGCTGGCGCTCAAGCGCGGTTCCCTGGAACACGCGCTGAAGACCACCCTTTCGGAGGAAGAGCGCGCCCAACTGCGGGCGCACATGGAAAACATGCCTGAGGAAGCCGGCGTCGAAACCGCCGGCCAGGGGTGAGCCTCCTCACTCTCGGTGCAGGCCGGCAGTGGACATCACCCTGGGAACGGATCGGGGACAACGGGAGAAGACGCGGAGGAGCATATGAGCACGTAAACAGGTGCCTGGGCACAGGCGTAATGCCCCGGAACACGTGCTGAACAGGGGGATACTACCGTTTCCCCTGACCAAACGCCTCTGCGAACCCTCCTGTTGATCCTCATTGACTGCTGGCCGCCGGCCAGGCACAATACCTGGTCCGGCAGGGGGCCAGCGCATTATCACTCACGGAAATGCTGTAAAATTTTACAAAAGTCCAGGTTATTTATACAATGATAGATGGGGAAGATCGGGCCCGCCGGCAGGCTGAACCCATCCTGCCCGAGGCAGGTGGCCCGAATGGAAAGGAGCAGGAGTGTCCATGACGAAATCGCGCAAGCCCCTCGTCGAGGAAGAAGCGAAAGAAAGCGCCCAAAAACCGGAGAAGGCCCCGGTCAAGCCGGCGCGCCTGCCAGAAGAGGACGATCTTCTGGGGCCGGACCTGCTGGGGAAGCGCCGTCTGCGCATTCTGCGGGATTTTGAGATCGAAGAGGAAGACGAAGAGGATGAAAAGCTGAAACTGCGGGCGCCGGCCCGGCGCAAGGTGCGCGCACCCGATGAAGAAAAGGTCGAGGAGAAAGTCCTCAACCGCCGGCCCAAGCCGGGTGCTGCCAAGAAGCCCAAGCCGGCGCCAGCGGCGCGCCCGGCCCAGAAGGAAAAACGAGCGGAATCTGCTCCTGCCCGGGCACCAGAAAAGCCGGCGGAGAAGGTGCTGGAACTGCCGGCCAACATCAGCGTGCGCGATCTGGCCGCCAAAATGGGCATCAGCCCGATTGAAGTGATCAAAGAGCTGATGAACAACGGCGTGATGGCCAACATCAACCAGATGATTGACTTCGATACGGCCGCCATCGTCGCCTCGGAGCTGGGCTTTACCCCGGTGGAAGAGAAGCCGGCGGAACCCGAAGCGGTGGAAGAGAAGGCGCCGGAGAAGGCCAAGCCCCTGTGGAAGCTCATCTGCGAGCGGGAAGACCCGAGCAAGCTGAAGCCGCGGCCGCCAGTGGTGACGGTGCTGGGGCATGTGGACCATGGCAAGACGACCTTGCTGGACGCGATCCGACATGCCAATGTGGCGGCCAGTGAGGCCGGCGGCATTACCCAGCGCATCGGCGCCTACCAGGTGGATGTGCATGGCAAGAAAATCACCTTCATTGATACGCCGGGCCATGAGGCATTTACCGCCATGCGCGCCCGGGGCGCCCAGGTGACCGACCTGGCAGTGCTGGTGGTGGCCGCGGACGACGGTGTCATGCCGCAGACGCGCGAGGCCATCAACCACGCGCGCGCCGCACAGGTGCCGATCCTGGTAGCCCTGAACAAGATTGATAAGCCCAACGCCAACCCGGAGCGGGTGAAACAGCAGTTGGCCGATGAAGGCCTGGTGGTGGAGGATTGGGGCGGCGACGTCATCTGCGTGCCCATCTCCGCCAAGCTGGGCCAGGGCATTGACGAGCTGTTGGAAAATATCCTGCTGGTCACGGAAGTGGCCGAGCTGAAAGCCAATCCGGACTGCCCGGCCATGGGCACGGTGCTGGAGAGCAAGATCGATAAGGCACGCGGCCCGATAGCCACCCTGCTGGTGCAGAACGGGACCCTGCGGCTGGGCGATAACGTGGTCGCCGGCGAGGTGTACGGCCGCGTGCGCGCCATGTTTGATGATCGCGGTAACCAGGTCAAAAAGGCGCCGCCCTCCATGCCCGTGGCGGTGCTGGGACTGTCCGGCCTGCCTAATCCGGGCGACCTGTTTGAAGTAGTGGCTTCGGAGCGCGAGGCCAAGGCCATCGCGGAGGAGCGCATCCGCCAGCGCGAGGCCGCGGCCGCCAAGGCCGCCCGGCGTGTATTGACGCTGGAGGACATCGCCAGCAGGATCAAGGCCGGCCAGGCCAAGGAGCTGAACATCATCCTTAAGGCCGATGTCCAGGGCGCCATCGAACCCATCGTCAAGTCCCTGGAGCGCCTGGGCGATGAGGAACTGCGGGTCAAAATCCTGCATACCGGCACCGGCAACATCAGCGAGTCGGATGTGATGCTGGCCGCCGCTTCGGATGCCATCGTCGTGGGCTTCGGCGTGCAGGTGGACCAGGCCGCCCGCCGGCTGGCAGAGCAGGAAGGCGTTGATATCCGCCTCTACAACGTCATTTACATGCTCCTGGAGGACATGGAGAAGGCGCTCAAGGGCATGCTCGAGCCTAAGTTCGAGGAAAAGGTGCTCGGCCATGCCGAGGTGCGGGCGGTCTTCAAGGTCTCGAAGCTGGGCCAGGTCGCCGGCTGTTACGTCATGGACGGCGTCATCACGCGCGATGCCCAGGTGCGGGTCCACCGCGGCGACGCCGTGATCTTCGATGGCCGGGTGGCCTCGCTGAAGCGCTTCACCGAGGACGTGAAAGAGGTGGCCGCCGGCTTCGAATGCGGCATCGGGCTGGAGGGCTTCGCGGACTTCCGCGAGGGCGATATTCTGGAATTCTACCGCAAACAGCAAGTACAGTGAGCATATAGGCCCGGTCAGCAGTATACCCGGGCGTAAAGGACGATGAAGGTGGTATCTCGCAGACAACGTCGGGTGGCGGAACTGATCCACGAGGAGCTGGGGCTTCTGCTGGAGCGGCGCATCTCGGACCCGCGCTTAGCAGAAGTGACCATCACCGACGTGGAGATCACGCCCGACCTGAAACTGGCAACCGTATACTTCAGCGTGCTGGATGACGAGCCGGCGCGGGTGGAGCTGGCCCTGGCCGGCCTGGAGCATGCCCGCGGCTTTTTCCGCAAGTCGCTGGCCGAAACGCTGTATCTGCGCTTCGTGCCCGAACTGCGCTTCCGCTGGGACCAGTCCATCCGTAAGGGCGAGCGGATTGACCGCCTGCTGGCCTCACTGCATGAGGAATCGCCGGAAGAAGAGGAATGAGCGGAGTCACGGCCCAAATCGCCGGCTATCTGCGTCAGGCCGAACGCATCCTGCTCGTCGGGCATATGGACCCCGATGGGGATGCGGTCGGCGCGCTGTTGGGACTGCGGGAGACACTGCGCCGGCTGGGCAAGCAAGTGGTGCCGGCCCTGCCGGACCGGCCGCCTTCCAAGTACGCCTTCCTGCCGGGTTTTGCGGAACTCACCACAGCGCCGGCCGGCTCCTTCGACCTGTTCGTCAGCCTGGACAGCAGTGACACGGCGCGCTTGGAACCAATCTATTCTACTGTGATGGCGCCGGCCGGCCGGCCGGTCATCAACATTGACCATCACATCACCAATGTCATGTTCGGCACGCTGAACTGGGTGGAACCGAAGGCGGCCTCCACCTCGGAGATGATCATCTCCCTGGTGGATGCGCTGGGCGTGC is part of the Anaerolineae bacterium genome and harbors:
- the nusA gene encoding transcription termination/antitermination protein NusA: MRNEFILAVNQVCAERQLSKEVVLEAVEAALVTAYKRNFGAAGNVSAKIDPETGEVKVYAHKTVVEEVKDPRVQISLAEARQIKPDAELGDVVLIETTPKDFGRIAAQTAKQVILQRIREAERDALYQAFAEQEGEIINGVIQSIDAHAIVVNLGKAEAMLPKAEQIPGERYRLNQRIRAYVLEVEKTSRGPRIVLSRAHRNMLRRLLELEVPEIANGAVEIKAIAREAGSRSKVAVAALRPGVDPVGSCVGMRGTRIQGIVNELNGEKIDVVEWSPDPAVFIANALSPAQVAKVHLYEDAEGGKTALVIVPDKQLSLAIGKEGQNARLAAKLTGWRIDIKSTSEAAAEMFAPAQPKPEPKPVSAEELLARAEQILASRPPAEEPEPVEETVKLWLDDEELPAVGEKPAVAEAPAAEPEAAVESAAMTAEEVEEEEEPATLDSLRWDPQADDDEFEPRSKPKDKEKRALLEFDEASGKLVVKRQRKPGRQRTEWEY
- a CDS encoding YlxR family protein, with the protein product MAPKHIPMRTCVACRQTQPKRTLVRVVRTPEGQIVVDPTGKRAGRGAYLCRRRSCWELALKRGSLEHALKTTLSEEERAQLRAHMENMPEEAGVETAGQG
- the infB gene encoding translation initiation factor IF-2: MTKSRKPLVEEEAKESAQKPEKAPVKPARLPEEDDLLGPDLLGKRRLRILRDFEIEEEDEEDEKLKLRAPARRKVRAPDEEKVEEKVLNRRPKPGAAKKPKPAPAARPAQKEKRAESAPARAPEKPAEKVLELPANISVRDLAAKMGISPIEVIKELMNNGVMANINQMIDFDTAAIVASELGFTPVEEKPAEPEAVEEKAPEKAKPLWKLICEREDPSKLKPRPPVVTVLGHVDHGKTTLLDAIRHANVAASEAGGITQRIGAYQVDVHGKKITFIDTPGHEAFTAMRARGAQVTDLAVLVVAADDGVMPQTREAINHARAAQVPILVALNKIDKPNANPERVKQQLADEGLVVEDWGGDVICVPISAKLGQGIDELLENILLVTEVAELKANPDCPAMGTVLESKIDKARGPIATLLVQNGTLRLGDNVVAGEVYGRVRAMFDDRGNQVKKAPPSMPVAVLGLSGLPNPGDLFEVVASEREAKAIAEERIRQREAAAAKAARRVLTLEDIASRIKAGQAKELNIILKADVQGAIEPIVKSLERLGDEELRVKILHTGTGNISESDVMLAAASDAIVVGFGVQVDQAARRLAEQEGVDIRLYNVIYMLLEDMEKALKGMLEPKFEEKVLGHAEVRAVFKVSKLGQVAGCYVMDGVITRDAQVRVHRGDAVIFDGRVASLKRFTEDVKEVAAGFECGIGLEGFADFREGDILEFYRKQQVQ
- the rbfA gene encoding 30S ribosome-binding factor RbfA; translated protein: MKVVSRRQRRVAELIHEELGLLLERRISDPRLAEVTITDVEITPDLKLATVYFSVLDDEPARVELALAGLEHARGFFRKSLAETLYLRFVPELRFRWDQSIRKGERIDRLLASLHEESPEEEE